The following DNA comes from Musa acuminata AAA Group cultivar baxijiao chromosome BXJ1-4, Cavendish_Baxijiao_AAA, whole genome shotgun sequence.
AACAACGATCTGCATGGTGAGATTCCGGTTGAGCTGACCGATCTCCATGGACTGCATTTCCTGAACTTGTCCAAGAACCATTTGGCGGGGGAAATCCCGACTGATATTGGCGGCATGAGGCAGCTGGAATCACTCGACCTGTCGATGAACAATCTCGGCGGCGAGATTCCTTTGAGCTTGTCTGCTCTAAATTTCCTGAGCCACATGAACCTGTCTTACAATCACTTGTCCGGAAGAATCCCGACGAGCAATCAATTGCAGACCTTAAATGATCCCTCGATCTACGTCGGAAACAAAGGCCTCTGTGGAACGCCTTTGCCAAAGTGCCCCGGTGATGAAGCTTCTCAAGGTCCAGCTTCTGCAGGAATTCAAGAAGAAGATAACAGTGACAAGCTCGAAATGATACTGAACATTGCTAGCATTGTCATAGGATTCGTGGTTGGATTTTGGGGTTTTGTTGGCACAATGATCGTGAAACAGGGCATGAGGATTGCTGTCTTCCAATGGATCGACAGGATCTATTGGCGGTTGGCAGTAAAACTGGCAAAGCTGAAGCTAAAAggacaaagaatgacttgaacTGTGGCAAAACATGCTATCTAATATTACTACTACTGCTAATGGCATGTGTTTCATGGTTTCGGTTTATCATCTTTGGTCCTTTCATATATGCTGCTCATCTGTTTCCAAGTTACATGGTCAAATCACATTCTTCTGAAATCTACATGTGTAGATTAAGCTTCTCATGATGCATTAAGGTTACCAACTTTCGTATGTTGATGTCTTCAGAAGGGCTTTGATGTGATCCAGTGCCTAACTCTTTGTCTGTGGACTACTCTCAACAATTATTTGATTGGAACATGCTCCACCTTCAAGTGCCACTCAATGAGGAGTTTTAGGGTCATGATCAAGCTTTTTTAAGATGTGATGAGTGATCACTCTACCACTACCATAGTCACCAAAGATTTCCACCATCACAGGCAGATACAGAGAAGTTCCGAGTGTTGTCCCAGTAACCCAAAGTTGCCTTTTGCCTTGTCTCCTCGTTAATGGCTGCCTGCACCTCTTCATTACCTTTGAGCTGCAACATGGAATTCTGAAGCATTTCTTATCATGCATTGAGATCTTAATATAGAGAGCATGACAGGTGATTTCCTCATCCCAACACACTTTTTGTGAGTTAATCCTTACATATATACTTTATAACCCTCCTTTTTCAGCAAGGCATTATCAAGAACAGCAAAGGAAGAAGTATCACAATTTGCTTCTTCTAGCAATTGAATAAAGGAAGAAGCATAACAATTTGCACTTTTCTTCTTCAgatgatatatatacatacatacatacatatatatatatatatatatatatatatatatggtgtgtgtgtgtgtgtatgtatatatacacgcaCACAATTCAATACATATGTCAAGAATGACATTTTTATTGCACTCAAGGTTCTTGTCTTAGTTTCTTGGTCAGACAACAATGCTTGGATCAACATGTTCAGTGATCACAGGGAATCAGCAGTCAGTTTTTATGTCTATGAACATTCATTTATGTTTTCCTTTTCCTGGAAATTATATTTTGCAGGACCCTCAGAACTTGGACTCATGTGGTGATATTTTACTAAGTTTTTGACAGAGTGAAACTTAAATTCACAGGATCAATTATTGATTCTTGTCCACAGACAAACACTGTGGTCCACAGGGAGCAAAGAAAAAAGATGTCATAACCTATACAAGATAACAATGTTAAATAATGGAAGTCAGAGAACAGTACTTCATGTGCATACACCTGTGAATGCACCATTGGATAGCTCTAAGGTGTACAGTTTGGCTGTTTCAGCAGATTCCATCCCAGAAATTGTCTGCAACATTAACTTCAGCTATCAGACTGGCCAGCCAACACAATCCAGGCAGAAAAGAATACAATGGCAGGCATCAGCAACAATGGCAACTGATATTATATTACTTGGAGCTCACTGATTAAGATATCTATGCTGAAGTGATGCCTTTGTAATGGACCTAACAATTCAAATTGTTTTCTGTAGTCTACATGTTTCAAGCCACTTGTCACACATTTTATCATTTCAATCTATCAAACTCTTGAGCTTTTCACAATCTGCTTGGGCATCTTCATAAGTCAAAGCAGACCTACTGCAATTTAATGTAGCTCTTGATCAGTTCTGATAACATGGCACACagatacacagagagagagagagagagagagagagagagagagagagggagaaagcTGTTTATGCTTGATACAGTTCTTGTTTGATTCCTTGAAGCTCTGAAAACTAATATATGTCTTGATCTTCTACCCAACATACATACTACAACAGACACCATGATAGACAAAGACTCATTGACAAAGCAGTGATAGCAACACTGCAGACACCAACCTCCCTCTCTGTCAGTATAGGAACATATTGCCTACTGAAGCCATGATGGGCTGCTGGTTCATGTACATGAGGTTCCATGGATTGCTAAAGCTATTATTGACCTGATGGCCATCACAGAACAGACCACTGGTGATGGCGGTGTTCCCATTCAAGCAGTGGAGGATCTCACTGAGAGACTGCAGCCTGTTGCCGAGCTCCACCATCTGAGTCCTGAGGACAGAGTTCTCGGCCTCCACAGCTGAATGATGCCGTGTGGTGAGGGTCAACGATGTCAGGATCCGGCTGTTCTCCTTCCTCAGCTGGTTCAGCTGCGCCGTCAGATCGTCCAAATGTTTCTGCTTGCGCATCCTCGACCGCCTCGCGGACTCGCGGTTGGATATCATTCTCTTTTGCCTCTTCTGGTCCATCAGTGCCTGCAGATCCTCTTCGGAGCCTGACGTCTGGAGCAGGCTGGATCCTGACGAAGTCCCACCGGGAGAAGCCATGGAACACTGAGATCTTTAGCAGTCCTTTAGAGACTATGATGCTGATGCCTCAGGAAAGACTAGATCTTGGGTGGAAATAAGGCTAAATAGTATCGGTATACAAAGATTATTACTTAGAAAAGGATACTAAGAACGAGTCCACGAGAACACATAGAACCAGTAGAGGAAGACAACAGAGAAGGACTGGACGAGATGGGTGCTGCGCCTGAGGGTGGAAGTTATCATAAATCCAGAGAGAAAGATCTCACTGTTGATAGCCAACATAGACTTAGATCGGAAAGATGATGAGAAACCGATGCTGCAtgtgaaaggaaaggggaaaaaacgAGAGATTTTAATACACAAAGATGAGATCTTGGAACAGAGAGCAGCACAGAGCGACCCCAGACTTCAGCAGCAAGGTGGAAGTGATGCTGAACCCAGAAACAGAATCTCCAGAGAAAATTTTGGCAGAGTTTCCCCAGCAATTCGTAGCAGAAAGGATCCCAAGAACAGGAATCCAGTCGAAGGAGATGCAAAGGAGGGACCTTTTCTACCAACACAACAAGGACAACAGCAAGAACAACAGTATTCAGCTGTAATCCAAGAAAAATCTTCGAGGCAAACCAGCCACTCGAAGCAGGAAGAGGACTACAGAAGAACAAAAAAGCAGCAGCAGAACCTCTTACAAAGCTtagcaaagaagaagaggagagaaggAAAGGGAATTGGAGCCTATGAGAGGGGTGGAATTTATAGAACAAGATGGACCAGAGGCATGAAAAAGAACCATCAAgtgagagaaggaaaggaagagagagagtcGTTGAGAGGCTCCACTGCATTTGAAGGGTAGATAtggaattttatattattattatgaaaaaaaagaatcaaagagatgcagtttcaaactttTTTCTTGAGTTTTACTATCCCATTATACAATTAAATGTAACTACTGATAGTTTACTTCCATCAGAACACTTCCTTTCATGCTTTGCCTGTTGGAGAGGAGAAAGTGAAAAGTTCTACCAAGGACACCTTTTGGAAAGTAAATGACATCACAGATAGGCACCCTCAAAGCTACAACAGGTATATTCCTCTCTCAGAAGACAGATCATTCACAGGGCAAGGCTTAGGTTGTGATTCCATTTCTGACCAGAGAGGATTAAATATTACCAGATACTGTTGACATTGTTGATGATATGAAGCCATGGCATGGAGGTTGGAATAATGTGTTCTACGAATTATAACCAATATAAAAATCACTCTGTCAGCTGCTTCACACTTTTCTTTTTGCACAGTAATCATCATAGTATCACAGGCAtcaatggaggaggaaggagGGGTAAATAAGGATGTCTGGTTTTCATAGTCCAACAGATCTCCCAAGGACTGCCAAAGATTGACTACAGGTGTttggaagagaaagaaaagactATTGCACAAAAAATCCATTCACTTATTTATTTATCTGAGTATTCAAAACATGGCTTTGAATACTTGGataaataattataagatatGTTAACTTATTCCTGATAATATTAAGGCAGATGGGGGTTTTCAGATATAGTGATGTCTCAATTGTATGAAGTAAATTTTACATATCCAACAAACATCCAATGTAGGTAGCCAAATACCAAAATGGTAGTAAAGGGAAAGGAATCAAGAAAGGAGTAGAATAAAGATTAAGTTTCCTGGACATCAAATCACTTAACCAGAAATTTAAGGACCATATCACCCAGTTGAGGGAGGGGCCTGTCCCAATCTTGATGTGATCTAGAAGTGCACTTGTCATCCTTCTACCAAATTACTCTAGGATAGGATCTTATCCTCTTGATATTATGTTGAAACTCTTGCAACATTAAAATAATAATCCACATCTTAATCTATATGTTGTCATTTGAAAAGATTATCCCAATTAGGTTTGTAAGCAATAAGCACACCCCATAAGGTGTTCATGTTTGGTAGTAAGTTTGACAGTCCATATTGGTATTTTATTGGCTCAATCTATTTTATCTAGACAAAATCACCATGTCTATATAAGTTTCTTGGATTTTTCGGACAATTTGGTCGATTTAAATAGCATTTTCTGTTTATGGATTGCAGACTTGATTATGCTTTGGCCATTGTTTGACCTAAGATTGGTGTCTGTTCGATACCATGTCTATTAGCAATCTAATTCCTATGTGTTACCTACCAACAAGATAAAAGGACTTTGGACAACAAAGAAAGTTTTATTGGTCGCATCTAGGAAacatctcagagagagagagagagagagagagagagagagagagaagagttgaCTGTTGAGCTCACCAATGGAAAGAGAAAAGTAACTGGGACAAGTTATTCATATAGTACAAATGGTCCAAAGCATGCATTATTGAGAGTGATGTTTGTATTCCTGAAATCTCACAAAGATTTGGATGTGTAATGATATAATAAAACTTTCAAGAGTTATCTAATAAAATCTTTAGTTTAAAAAAGTTGGAAAAAAAATATTGCAACATCTTTTTTTATCCCTTTCTAAATTTCTATCCCAAGTATCAGTTGTGAAGTAAGGAGGAAAAAAAGTTCAGTGACAGAAACTTGTGAATCTTTCAAGAATGAATTATTTCTACATTTGATTGAGCTTTTGATACTTGTATTCTTTCAAATATGAATCTATCTCTAATTCTTTATCATTTCATCTTGGATGTagcaatcatgttgggttggatcttcttctttgatgtgggACACCATTTGATAGACTGGTTTACATTTAGCAGACACATACAAATGTTCTTCCATCTTTTTTCTAGTCTCTGAAGGAATGAGACATTTTGTGGAATGGAAACATTAGCTTCAACATATGATTCAGAAATCTTGCATTGGATCTGAGGCTAAGAATGCTTCATGGAATAATAGACACCAAAGCATCATTTGCAATTTTTTATGCTCaaccaagaaaagaaaagaaaagaaaaaggaaatttattttcctttttctttccctgcaacatatttgaaatgtacaaaagaaaacaaaaaaagaggtaaaggagaaagaaaataagagaTGCAATATGTAAATCAAATTTAGGACCAAAGTACAAGAACTATCAATAACACTTTGAGTGGCAGACGCATCTTCCCGGCAAACATCAGCATCACCTCCAGATTGTTTCGTCCTCATGGTCTATAGCGTTTACATTTCTCAATCCACCATACGGTAAAATCAAATGGGGGACCTTCCTGTGCAGTCAGCAATTGCAGGAGTGGACATGTTGATCGCCCACATGTTTCTGTCATCTCCGGTACAGTGCATGCACTGTGCACCAAGTCTACTCCTCTATGGAATTCCTTCTCCTTCCATGGTTGTTGTCCTCCTCCATCTCTTTCAGGATGGAATGATCAAATGCTCAATGCATTTGTGATGACGATAACCTAGAAACCTCTGGCCACTCGATCATCGTAGGCAAAAGGACCTTCAATATGTTGGTCTTCCCTGCTttttctcatcttccttctcttGGAAAGCAGACATGACCACCACTAAATATGATGAAGCTAGCTTTTGCTGCATTTTGTGTCATCAGATCCCACTTGCTTCTTATCACAGAAGATAAAGCCTTTCATTGTATCTTTTATCAACATCTCATCCTATAAAGACTGCCTGCATGCACACTATCTTCTTTATCAC
Coding sequences within:
- the LOC135643240 gene encoding bZIP transcription factor 11-like; translated protein: MASPGGTSSGSSLLQTSGSEEDLQALMDQKRQKRMISNRESARRSRMRKQKHLDDLTAQLNQLRKENSRILTSLTLTTRHHSAVEAENSVLRTQMVELGNRLQSLSEILHCLNGNTAITSGLFCDGHQVNNSFSNPWNLMYMNQQPIMASVGNMFLY